In bacterium, one genomic interval encodes:
- a CDS encoding SagB/ThcOx family dehydrogenase — translation MPLMQALKERESTREYLIDSIPMPVLSNLLWAGCGVNREEEGKRTAPSARNWQEIEIYAVTAQGVSLYNPVGHTLTPVLDGDHRAATGMQEFVGVAPLNLLFVADYSRMQDAEEDQKQFYSAADAAFVSQNVYLYCASAGLGTVVRGSVDRESIATLLKLRPEQHVVLAQTVGYPKK, via the coding sequence ATGCCGCTCATGCAAGCACTGAAAGAACGCGAGTCGACACGCGAATATCTAATCGACTCAATTCCGATGCCTGTGCTTTCTAATCTGCTCTGGGCGGGATGCGGGGTAAACCGAGAGGAAGAAGGCAAGCGAACCGCCCCCTCGGCCCGCAACTGGCAGGAAATCGAGATCTACGCAGTTACTGCACAGGGAGTCTCTCTCTACAATCCGGTCGGACATACGCTGACTCCGGTCCTCGACGGTGACCATCGGGCGGCGACCGGTATGCAGGAATTTGTCGGCGTCGCGCCTCTCAACTTGTTGTTTGTGGCCGACTATTCCCGGATGCAGGATGCAGAGGAGGATCAGAAGCAGTTCTATTCCGCGGCTGATGCGGCATTTGTGAGCCAGAATGTCTATTTGTACTGTGCATCGGCAGGGTTGGGAACGGTGGTGCGTGGATCGGTCGATAGAGAGTCAATTGCCACGTTGTTAAAGCTCCGCCCGGAGCAACATGTGGTGCTGGCACAGACGGTGGGGTATCCCAAGAAATAG
- a CDS encoding alpha-2-macroglobulin family protein, whose product MLNKISRLWNAGEGESRRTPLFISLAILIIFVTATITISLPDNEIRVISFEPTGRTELRTNVTIKFSKRMVPTDSLDKPVLNPPLRFEPPIPGIARWVDSDLLRFFPDAALLPSTEYTASVKSDRVWISGLKIINPETYKFRTPGLRLERQRCNAEELFDETGRLRLVGRFVFNYAVNLKDLQDRLEIKGTNKAAKPSLKYTITFTGERVDGADEEAGGENAPAATQPSSQYGYDYTVISEPFERTDASQYYAFTISTGLGCQNCQFPLEDAISNTIAIDPKQPLVIQSVRSSNEGEMTDLRIDFSHRIDAEIAKTFISVEPAIEFTLEENYSTVILHGGFRPGETYNVRVAKGLACFNGSPLQNDFSALVQIADLRPSIGFTSKGIFLPRTGNGLLEFKSVNIDKAVVEIEQVFANNLVYFLISGYSSPYAAEESYWDNRAQMLGRSLFIKDVPLDSPKNTPLLTTVDIGSLVGPKAKGIFKVSAVAKDERWTGESRYVMITDMGLSARMGDNYLMVWANSLANSTPIPGATIRLISKNNQTLLEGKTDGRGMAIFKDIKDKLTNFEPFVIIAEREDDLSYIRLDESLLPVADFDVAGRPYLTSGYEAFLYTDRGVYRPGDTLRITSIVRGVDVKVPPSFPYNIVVFDTKGRKFTSFRLTSDAGNLNTLDYVMPEYAATGKYALTAMIGDELTIGRVEVLVEDFMPDRIKVIAATNAPSYQAGQTILTDVDGKMLFGPPAAGYQLRGNIQVENQSFTPKEFPGYSFANSDRTFTRMDVDFPDALLNDTGGYQYSYQIPEKLAAPGLLKGLIGVTVSEPGGRGVSAYSEVVIHPYPRYVGLRMAREEYAEPGTPTEVKLVAVGQDGNSIPLEKCVVRFFSVQYNTIYKKDRTGLYRWISERRTKLIDSNLVALPVGGTTVPFTASTYGAYRLVLEDLQGGHSSSIEFWASGWGYTPWAMDNPDKIELGLDKKEYQAGETALLQVRAPFGGKLLVTVEKDQILDVITYDMAENTAEIKIPVQKQFLPNVYITATVIRPSASLEPLKPARAFGLIPLRVSNESKKIAMTITAPSVMTPRSKATVTVQLPKGKQTDLTIAAVDAGILQLTDFKTPDPLDFFWGKRQPYLKPYDLYAFLYPQVKKSSNHLAAGDKMFAAARKRHLNPFMAKRVKAVSLWSGLVKTDKNGLASVTFDLPEFNGKLVLMAVSANGDQFGSATAEMFVRDKIVVMESFPRFVSPNDVFEGLVTLYNNTGAAADITATLSADGPVELLSPTSVKVAVENGKEGKAIFRLKAGQAPGKLSFRINATAGGEKSGVSVELTNRPALPLTTLYGSGTASVGKPAEFNLPGNWLPGTDQFVIQTSAISTTPFARNLQYLLAYPYGCVEQTTSRLFPMLYYEDLVRVVNPALFGGKSASYFVQEGITRLYAMLLPDGTFGFWPGATYSNPWTTIYASHFLSEASRAGYVVDKKFLNAIYENLEDVAAGKRTNDMTDVHRIYAAYVLAGAGRLNQKTIGYLKRLDPAVLMPESRFQLSAALALSGNAAEATKLLPVTIQPNIFEPETGGLFRSGVRADAIGLDALLIAAPGSPAIEVYVRSLADRASAGEWYSTQDNAFALLALGKYFKMKKGFGYSGTLTVNGQSPDRIDSTGFKLSQAGLSGKTVKINIASGEGTCYYYWQASGVPSSPAIPEFDRGMKVRREYLDEDARPIDPTKVKLGDRVICVITAEAIDKNLQNVVINDLLPAGFEIENPRLKTSARLSWVPDGAPVDYQDIRDDRLLIFTSLYPRQSMKFYYSLRAICAGEFKIPPVSAECMYNPMIASSASSGALTVTR is encoded by the coding sequence ATGCTGAATAAGATTTCGCGCCTCTGGAACGCGGGAGAAGGCGAATCCCGCCGCACCCCGCTGTTCATTTCTCTTGCCATTTTGATCATCTTTGTCACCGCAACCATCACCATAAGTCTGCCGGACAATGAGATCAGAGTTATATCGTTCGAACCAACTGGTCGAACCGAACTTCGTACCAATGTCACAATTAAGTTCTCAAAGCGCATGGTGCCGACCGACAGCCTCGATAAACCGGTCTTGAACCCGCCGCTTCGTTTCGAGCCGCCTATTCCCGGTATTGCCCGATGGGTCGATAGCGACCTGTTGAGATTTTTCCCCGATGCCGCCTTGCTTCCGTCCACCGAATACACGGCAAGTGTGAAGTCAGATAGGGTCTGGATCTCCGGCCTGAAGATCATCAACCCGGAAACCTACAAGTTCCGCACCCCCGGACTCCGTCTTGAACGCCAGCGCTGCAACGCAGAAGAACTGTTCGATGAAACCGGTCGCCTCCGCCTGGTCGGTCGTTTTGTCTTCAACTATGCCGTCAATCTGAAAGATTTGCAGGATCGACTCGAGATCAAGGGGACCAATAAGGCCGCCAAACCATCGCTCAAATACACCATTACTTTCACTGGCGAGCGAGTTGATGGAGCGGACGAAGAAGCTGGTGGCGAAAATGCACCTGCCGCAACTCAGCCCTCATCGCAATACGGCTATGACTATACCGTCATCAGTGAACCATTTGAGCGCACCGATGCTTCCCAATACTACGCCTTTACCATCAGCACCGGACTCGGATGCCAGAATTGCCAGTTTCCTCTCGAGGATGCCATCAGCAACACGATTGCTATCGATCCCAAACAACCGCTTGTTATCCAGTCGGTCCGTAGCTCCAATGAGGGAGAGATGACCGACCTCCGCATTGACTTCTCCCACCGCATTGACGCAGAGATCGCGAAGACTTTCATCTCCGTTGAACCTGCCATAGAGTTTACGCTAGAAGAAAACTACTCCACCGTTATCCTCCATGGAGGGTTCCGTCCTGGTGAAACCTACAATGTCAGGGTCGCCAAAGGGCTCGCGTGTTTTAACGGTTCGCCCCTGCAAAACGATTTTTCCGCTCTGGTGCAGATCGCCGACCTGAGACCCTCGATCGGATTCACCTCCAAAGGAATTTTCCTCCCTCGGACCGGCAACGGCCTGCTGGAATTCAAGTCTGTCAACATTGACAAAGCCGTCGTGGAGATCGAACAGGTCTTCGCCAATAACCTCGTCTATTTCCTGATCAGCGGATACTCCAGCCCGTATGCCGCGGAAGAATCCTATTGGGATAACCGCGCCCAGATGCTCGGGCGTTCTCTCTTTATCAAGGATGTCCCCCTTGACTCTCCCAAAAATACCCCGCTCCTGACTACCGTCGATATCGGCAGCCTTGTCGGCCCCAAAGCCAAGGGGATATTTAAAGTCTCAGCAGTGGCCAAGGATGAGCGATGGACAGGCGAGAGTCGCTATGTCATGATCACCGACATGGGCTTATCCGCCCGCATGGGGGATAACTATCTGATGGTCTGGGCCAATTCTCTCGCCAACTCTACTCCGATACCCGGCGCAACCATCCGTCTCATCAGCAAAAACAACCAGACTCTTCTCGAAGGGAAGACCGATGGCCGCGGTATGGCCATCTTCAAAGATATCAAAGACAAACTCACTAATTTTGAACCGTTTGTGATCATTGCCGAACGGGAAGATGACCTCTCCTACATCCGTCTCGATGAATCACTCCTCCCGGTCGCCGACTTTGATGTCGCCGGCCGCCCATACCTGACCTCCGGCTACGAAGCCTTTCTCTACACCGACCGCGGCGTCTACCGTCCCGGTGACACCCTTCGCATCACTTCAATTGTCAGGGGAGTTGATGTCAAAGTGCCGCCTTCATTCCCTTACAATATTGTAGTCTTCGATACGAAAGGGAGAAAGTTCACCAGCTTCCGCTTGACCAGTGATGCCGGCAACCTGAATACGCTGGATTACGTCATGCCGGAGTATGCCGCCACTGGCAAGTACGCGTTGACGGCCATGATCGGCGATGAACTGACTATCGGCCGCGTCGAAGTACTGGTCGAGGACTTCATGCCTGACCGGATCAAAGTGATTGCCGCCACCAATGCGCCTTCCTACCAGGCCGGACAAACAATCCTCACAGATGTCGATGGCAAAATGCTCTTCGGCCCACCTGCCGCCGGATACCAGCTCCGCGGTAACATCCAGGTTGAAAACCAATCTTTCACACCGAAAGAGTTCCCCGGCTATTCCTTTGCTAACTCTGACCGCACATTCACACGGATGGATGTCGATTTTCCCGATGCCCTACTTAATGACACCGGCGGCTACCAATACTCCTATCAAATCCCTGAGAAGCTGGCCGCCCCCGGCCTCCTGAAGGGCCTGATCGGTGTCACCGTCTCGGAACCGGGCGGACGAGGCGTTTCCGCCTATTCAGAAGTCGTGATCCATCCCTATCCGCGCTATGTTGGACTGCGCATGGCCCGCGAAGAATATGCCGAACCCGGAACACCCACCGAGGTGAAACTGGTCGCGGTTGGTCAGGATGGCAATTCTATTCCTCTGGAGAAATGCGTTGTCCGCTTCTTCAGCGTCCAGTACAACACGATCTACAAAAAGGATCGCACCGGGCTATATCGCTGGATCTCCGAGCGACGAACCAAACTGATCGACTCCAATCTGGTCGCGCTTCCGGTCGGTGGCACAACAGTCCCGTTCACTGCTTCAACCTACGGTGCCTATCGTCTGGTGCTTGAGGATCTGCAGGGAGGCCATTCTTCCTCCATCGAATTCTGGGCCTCGGGATGGGGCTACACTCCCTGGGCGATGGATAACCCGGACAAGATCGAACTCGGTCTCGACAAAAAGGAATACCAGGCTGGCGAGACCGCTCTGTTGCAGGTCCGCGCCCCCTTCGGCGGCAAATTGCTGGTAACTGTCGAAAAGGATCAGATCCTCGACGTCATCACTTACGACATGGCCGAAAACACCGCTGAGATCAAGATCCCGGTCCAAAAGCAGTTCCTCCCGAATGTCTACATCACTGCGACGGTCATACGACCTTCCGCGTCGCTCGAACCGCTCAAACCAGCCCGCGCATTCGGCCTGATCCCGTTGCGTGTCTCGAATGAATCGAAAAAGATCGCCATGACCATCACCGCTCCATCGGTGATGACCCCGCGCAGCAAAGCGACTGTCACCGTCCAACTTCCCAAAGGGAAACAGACCGACCTGACAATCGCCGCCGTTGATGCCGGCATTCTCCAACTGACCGACTTCAAGACTCCCGATCCGCTTGATTTCTTCTGGGGAAAAAGACAACCATATCTCAAACCCTATGACCTCTACGCGTTTCTCTATCCGCAGGTAAAGAAATCGTCCAACCATCTCGCCGCAGGCGACAAAATGTTCGCCGCCGCCAGAAAGCGTCACCTCAATCCATTCATGGCCAAACGCGTCAAAGCGGTTTCACTTTGGTCCGGCCTCGTCAAGACCGACAAAAACGGCTTGGCCTCAGTCACCTTTGATCTGCCCGAGTTTAATGGCAAACTCGTGCTCATGGCCGTTTCTGCCAATGGCGACCAGTTTGGCTCCGCTACTGCGGAAATGTTCGTTCGCGACAAGATCGTCGTGATGGAGAGCTTCCCGCGCTTTGTTAGTCCAAACGATGTATTCGAGGGGCTAGTCACGCTCTACAATAATACCGGCGCAGCCGCCGACATCACCGCCACGCTTTCTGCCGATGGACCAGTCGAATTACTTTCTCCGACATCCGTCAAAGTTGCCGTAGAGAACGGGAAAGAGGGAAAGGCGATCTTCCGCCTCAAAGCCGGACAAGCTCCCGGCAAGCTTTCGTTCCGTATCAACGCGACAGCAGGAGGGGAGAAGTCCGGCGTTTCAGTCGAACTGACCAACCGGCCAGCACTCCCGCTGACTACGCTTTACGGTTCCGGTACTGCCTCCGTCGGAAAACCGGCCGAATTCAATCTGCCCGGCAACTGGCTCCCGGGGACCGATCAATTCGTCATCCAGACCTCGGCCATCTCAACCACACCATTTGCACGCAACTTGCAGTATCTCCTGGCTTACCCATACGGATGTGTTGAACAGACAACCTCAAGGCTGTTCCCCATGTTGTATTACGAGGACCTTGTCCGGGTAGTCAACCCCGCCTTATTTGGCGGGAAGAGTGCCAGCTACTTTGTGCAGGAGGGCATCACTCGGCTTTATGCCATGCTGCTTCCTGATGGTACCTTTGGTTTCTGGCCCGGTGCCACCTATAGCAATCCATGGACCACCATCTACGCGTCGCACTTCCTCTCCGAGGCAAGCCGCGCTGGCTATGTAGTCGACAAGAAATTCCTCAACGCGATCTATGAAAACCTCGAGGATGTCGCCGCCGGAAAACGGACCAACGACATGACCGATGTTCACCGGATCTATGCCGCCTACGTCCTCGCTGGTGCCGGCAGACTGAATCAGAAGACGATCGGCTACCTCAAGCGACTTGATCCGGCCGTTTTGATGCCGGAGTCCCGCTTCCAACTCTCCGCGGCACTCGCCCTGTCGGGCAACGCTGCCGAAGCTACCAAGCTCTTGCCGGTCACTATCCAGCCAAACATCTTCGAACCGGAAACCGGCGGCCTTTTCCGTTCCGGTGTCAGGGCCGATGCTATTGGGCTCGATGCTCTCTTGATCGCCGCTCCCGGTTCACCTGCGATCGAGGTATACGTTCGTTCATTGGCCGACCGTGCGTCCGCCGGTGAATGGTACTCCACGCAGGACAATGCTTTCGCTCTGCTGGCTCTAGGTAAATACTTCAAAATGAAAAAAGGATTCGGATACTCTGGCACACTGACAGTCAATGGCCAGTCGCCTGACCGCATTGACTCCACCGGATTCAAACTTTCTCAGGCAGGTCTCTCAGGCAAAACCGTCAAGATCAATATCGCCTCAGGCGAAGGAACCTGCTATTACTACTGGCAGGCCAGCGGTGTCCCGTCATCTCCAGCCATCCCTGAGTTTGATCGCGGCATGAAAGTCCGTCGTGAATATCTTGATGAAGACGCCCGCCCGATCGACCCGACGAAAGTGAAGCTTGGTGACCGTGTCATCTGCGTCATCACTGCCGAAGCGATAGACAAAAACCTGCAAAACGTCGTCATCAACGATCTGCTTCCGGCTGGTTTCGAGATCGAGAATCCTCGCCTCAAAACTTCCGCACGACTCTCTTGGGTCCCCGATGGTGCCCCAGTTGACTATCAGGATATTCGGGATGATCGTCTCTTGATCTTCACCTCGCTCTATCCGAGGCAGTCGATGAAATTCTACTACAGTCTGCGCGCGATCTGCGCCGGAGAATTCAAAATCCCGCCGGTGTCGGCAGAATGTATGTACAATCCGATGATCGCCAGCTCCGCATCTTCCGGCGCGCTGACGGTCACTCGGTAG
- a CDS encoding PQQ-binding-like beta-propeller repeat protein, producing MATPDLRQIAIQSVIVILSLLSPCQSEQADGNATDTVGCANCGCSPTDFATQGHDFGRTGHSGTSLGDAWNDLTLAWSYESPNVTALLPSQSVDRVGHTTPIVYGEYVIACFGDSYRILSLSTGEVLKTFSGSDAPYHIAPGDIESTPSVATVGYGDTAKLVLYLAGGSTESITAIDLKSPTFDTLWTLHPGNCVAKGYTGSIGATTFSSITFAYAGGNYLVYFNTLNGDVYAANAATGDRVWGPVVLDGPSYGAMATDGASLYVATAAVPPSNPEGDIYALNLETGTIVWQLSTAGGLRGNSTVYPGKYPNESFVSGLATYFGELYAVSTTSCGVAWDVIYPADGVFYQLNGFNGAVKYAKPAQHVSNANGPERQAGPLIEESLTILAEGTRWWAPPLGQDILAFNRFSGDLTWLGEGGANATLNQYRADGLITCENSGQPGTAVLFDDHGYLSFFKTSTGEEYFSRRIDYTGESGFGSLNNRGGGVALAKSGQLIVSTYLGGIYCLTSQSYRPRLEILDFQEVVSTYGSNPSTLFSFEKMFTNTGFGTLSGVLRFSATPSDVLPGLSRQSVAIPVDQGEAEFAGGSDKLSRMPFSSDQSMVKNAGERMLQNQSAGQPPDWLVSPSTVPFILASQDTADIEIVVDQTRLPRGPQRLYVTFESNDPDYFLNDPDLMPELVLTVNGDCGIDTTYLNFGPSAQNLQVVANTGRFGSMAWSSPYGGPGNFVFDGSRSVLFQGTYLYGVSRRRLALNMPDWWVGSGEESEWKSLLGDLNPATVDCKPALAAGISLGQATLDGFTYVPLTGNMVIRSFCDSVQMFDASGVWNWLDFDHAYYSQDSTIGLAVESRVIGIQNAPPGFELLNNVTVDMMEIRARNGQPVPGFKFGAGIDYDITLMDTAAINREISTAWFHSLQNLSQGAAVGLIKIPFGGCAGAMEEPLKSVRALDRNMSFISLFGIGSPMLDSAYYWMSQAPGAYSQGSMHNTNDQGLFATLLEQNIPPTGGIKFAVAHFGFKDISSPGNGENYRGLATLVNKWMGFGRGDVNNDGVVNLADIIYLSDYVYGGAGTPGPIPFEHLGDVNADGALTQEDIIYLVNYYFHYEPCPQGKFIQF from the coding sequence ATGGCTACACCAGATTTACGGCAAATCGCCATCCAGTCAGTCATTGTCATTTTGTCGCTATTGTCTCCTTGCCAAAGTGAACAGGCTGATGGCAATGCGACCGATACAGTTGGATGTGCCAACTGTGGTTGCAGCCCGACCGATTTTGCCACTCAGGGGCATGATTTTGGTCGAACCGGTCATAGCGGTACATCGCTGGGCGATGCCTGGAACGATTTGACACTGGCCTGGTCATATGAGTCGCCAAATGTTACCGCCCTCCTGCCTAGTCAGAGTGTCGATCGGGTCGGCCATACCACGCCGATCGTCTATGGCGAGTACGTGATCGCCTGTTTCGGTGACTCTTATCGTATTCTCAGTTTGAGTACAGGCGAGGTTTTGAAGACTTTCAGCGGGTCAGATGCGCCGTATCATATTGCGCCGGGAGATATAGAGTCTACGCCGTCAGTGGCCACCGTCGGTTACGGGGATACCGCAAAGCTGGTCCTCTATCTGGCCGGAGGCAGCACCGAGAGTATCACCGCTATCGATCTGAAATCTCCTACCTTTGACACGCTCTGGACTCTCCATCCGGGAAATTGCGTGGCAAAAGGATATACGGGAAGCATTGGCGCGACTACATTTTCAAGTATCACATTCGCCTATGCAGGCGGAAATTACCTGGTCTACTTTAATACTCTGAATGGTGACGTGTATGCCGCCAACGCAGCCACAGGTGACCGGGTGTGGGGTCCGGTAGTATTGGATGGGCCCTCGTATGGAGCGATGGCAACGGATGGAGCAAGTCTCTATGTCGCGACAGCTGCGGTACCGCCATCGAACCCCGAGGGTGACATTTATGCACTCAATCTGGAAACTGGTACAATCGTATGGCAACTGTCAACTGCCGGCGGGCTGAGAGGAAACAGCACGGTTTATCCGGGCAAGTATCCTAATGAGAGTTTTGTGTCCGGGCTGGCCACGTACTTCGGTGAGCTTTATGCAGTGTCGACGACATCGTGTGGAGTAGCGTGGGACGTAATATATCCTGCAGACGGCGTTTTCTATCAACTGAATGGGTTTAACGGCGCAGTCAAATATGCTAAACCTGCCCAGCATGTCTCCAATGCCAACGGCCCGGAGAGACAGGCCGGCCCTCTTATTGAGGAGTCGCTGACCATTCTCGCCGAAGGTACGAGATGGTGGGCACCGCCGCTCGGCCAAGACATACTGGCTTTCAACCGATTTAGCGGTGATTTGACCTGGCTTGGCGAAGGTGGGGCTAACGCTACACTCAACCAGTACCGGGCTGACGGACTGATAACGTGTGAGAATAGTGGTCAACCGGGAACAGCAGTGCTGTTTGACGATCATGGCTATCTCAGTTTCTTCAAGACCTCGACAGGCGAGGAATATTTCAGCCGAAGAATCGACTATACGGGGGAATCCGGGTTTGGGTCGTTAAACAATCGTGGAGGGGGAGTGGCACTGGCCAAAAGTGGCCAACTGATCGTTTCCACCTACTTGGGAGGCATCTATTGTCTCACCTCTCAGAGTTACCGTCCGCGGCTGGAGATACTCGACTTTCAGGAGGTGGTGTCAACGTATGGTTCGAATCCGTCGACGCTCTTTAGCTTCGAGAAGATGTTTACCAACACCGGCTTCGGGACACTCTCGGGCGTGTTGCGTTTCAGTGCTACGCCGAGCGATGTTCTCCCCGGCCTGAGTCGGCAAAGTGTCGCAATTCCGGTTGACCAAGGAGAAGCTGAATTTGCTGGAGGTAGTGATAAACTTAGCAGAATGCCGTTCTCATCTGACCAGAGTATGGTGAAGAATGCGGGAGAACGGATGCTGCAGAATCAGTCAGCCGGACAACCACCAGACTGGCTTGTGTCGCCGTCTACAGTTCCCTTTATCCTGGCCTCACAGGATACAGCCGACATTGAGATTGTAGTCGACCAGACTCGACTTCCTCGGGGACCGCAACGGCTGTATGTCACCTTTGAATCGAACGATCCAGATTATTTCCTGAACGATCCCGATCTGATGCCGGAGTTGGTCCTGACTGTCAATGGCGATTGCGGTATCGATACGACTTACTTGAACTTTGGACCGTCGGCACAGAACCTTCAAGTGGTTGCCAATACCGGGCGTTTTGGAAGTATGGCGTGGTCGTCACCTTATGGTGGTCCGGGGAATTTTGTGTTCGATGGATCTCGATCGGTTCTTTTCCAGGGGACTTACCTCTACGGGGTAAGCCGGAGGAGGTTAGCCTTAAATATGCCTGATTGGTGGGTCGGCAGCGGTGAAGAGAGTGAATGGAAGTCACTGCTGGGCGATCTCAATCCTGCCACGGTCGATTGTAAACCTGCACTCGCGGCCGGAATCAGTCTCGGCCAGGCCACCCTCGACGGTTTCACCTATGTCCCGTTGACAGGAAATATGGTGATCAGGAGTTTCTGCGATTCTGTGCAGATGTTTGATGCTTCTGGCGTGTGGAACTGGCTCGATTTCGACCATGCATACTATAGCCAGGATTCGACTATCGGGCTGGCAGTAGAGTCGCGAGTGATAGGAATTCAGAATGCTCCACCTGGATTTGAGTTACTAAATAATGTGACTGTCGATATGATGGAGATCAGGGCTCGAAACGGACAACCGGTTCCAGGCTTTAAGTTTGGAGCGGGCATTGACTACGACATAACGCTCATGGACACTGCGGCGATCAATCGAGAGATCTCCACAGCCTGGTTTCACTCGCTGCAAAACCTCAGTCAGGGGGCGGCAGTTGGATTGATCAAGATTCCGTTTGGAGGGTGTGCGGGGGCAATGGAAGAGCCACTCAAGTCGGTTCGCGCGCTAGATAGGAACATGTCTTTCATCTCCTTGTTTGGAATTGGGTCACCGATGCTCGATTCTGCCTACTACTGGATGAGCCAGGCACCCGGAGCCTACAGTCAGGGGAGTATGCACAATACGAATGATCAGGGGCTGTTTGCAACTCTCCTGGAACAGAATATCCCTCCGACAGGTGGCATAAAGTTTGCGGTTGCGCATTTCGGCTTCAAGGATATATCGTCGCCTGGCAATGGCGAGAATTACCGGGGACTTGCGACACTGGTCAACAAGTGGATGGGGTTTGGGCGAGGGGATGTCAACAACGACGGCGTCGTCAATCTGGCAGATATCATATATCTATCCGACTATGTCTATGGCGGTGCAGGGACGCCGGGACCGATCCCGTTCGAGCATTTGGGAGATGTCAATGCGGACGGGGCGTTGACCCAAGAGGACATTATTTATCTGGTGAATTACTATTTTCATTACGAACCTTGTCCGCAAGGGAAATTTATTCAATTCTGA